The sequence CTGCGGGTCGCCTTTGCCAGCGACCGCTGCGGCTTCTTCAATGGTCAGCAAAGCTGTACGCGGTAAGTCTTGCAAGCGCGCACAGGCTGCCAGCACATTGCCCCAGCAGGCGCGGTTAACAAACTGCATACCAAACTCATCTAAAGTACCGCCGCGGTTACGGTAGCCCAGCACATAAGTGCTGTTGGCATCGGGCAAAATGGTCCACAGGTGGCCACGAATCACTTCAGGGCGCATATGTGAGAGCAATACACGCATACGGAAGCGCTCAGGGAACAGTTTCTCAACCAATTCGTCACTGGCTAAGCTCTCAAGCTCCCAGCGGTCACGCGGAGCACGGAAACGACCAGGCTCTTGCATGTAAACCACTCGGTGTCCCATTTCAGCCTCTTCTAAGCGTTGCGCGGCACGCAATACTTGCTCCAGCTGGTAGCTACCATTGGCAATCAGCAACAGCGGATCTTTGCCCTCATATTCTTTAACCACGATGGCACCATCGCGCGCCAACTGCTCTGCTTGTTCTTGATTGAAGTACGCCGGACGCTCAAGTTTAGCGGCAACCACGCAGGCAATGATTCCGCGCGCGCTGTAAATCTGTGGCAGCAATGCCAGCATACTGTTGTGGTCTGCTGGGAACAGCACGCGTGAAACATCATTCATCTCACCTAACAAAGCTTCGCAGAAGGTGGTGTCTTGGTGTGACTGTTGGTTTTTGCCATTTTCCCAAGTGTGTGAGGTCGCCACCAGCGGCCAACCTAACCAACCGGCCGGTCGGCCAACTTCTTTTTGCTGGCGCGCATAAATTAAGTTTTGACGCACAGCTCCCAGCATTTTCACACAGAAGGCTTCATAGCTAGCAACGAGGTTTAAACCGGCTTGGTTGGCTAAGCAGGCCGAAACCACTGCCTCTTCGTTAAGCACAGTAATGATTTTGCCATGCACCGCCTCTAATTCATTTTCTGGCTCACTGACACGGTGACGCAGCGCTTTAAGTACGCCCGTCAGACGGTTACTGGCCAGCTCATCAGGATTACCCACACGTGGGCGCAAATTTGGGTTGGCGGCGACTAAGTCAACAAAATAGCGGTCAATTGCCGCCATAGTTGAGCAGGCATCATCACGGTAATGCAGCTCAGGCTGGACCGGTATTTTCGGATAACGGGTGGCCAGAGGATTATCGCGCTCTAAGGGCCGTACTGGATCATTGTGATTGTTGAACAAGGCTAAGGCTTCGCGCATATCATCTGGGCTGACATACAACGGCTTGACATGGGTGTTGAACAGCTCACGCGAACGCTCGTCAGTATGCGGATTACCTGGCAATGGCAGGTTATGCGCTCTATTTTTGTCATCACCATAAAAACCAAAGCCCTTTGTGGACTCAGCAATGCCGTAAGGAATTGGCAGTGGATAGGACAAAATACCGCTGTTCTTTTCTTGTACACGGCGCTCTAAGCGTTGTTCCATTTCCCACATGGTGCAAACAAATGCAGCAGGGTCACGGCCATCAAACTCAATGGGGTCAAAACCACAGCCACGCAAATGACGTTGAAAACCTTTTAAACCTTCTAAGGTGCCAAGCTCGGTGCGCTGCTCAATGCGGCGACCGTTGGCAATCATAATCGGCAATGCTGGGCCGCAGTCTTCTGCACGCCACCAGCGTGGAATCCAATCACTGCCGCGCTGCTCTTCTGCAGCGCCATCGGATAGAAATGCAATCAATTTCTCACCTGGCAGCGGCATGTGCGCATATTGCAGCTCAGCGAAACCTAAATACCCCCCTCACTGATACCGCCAGCAGTGTATGGGTTCACGTGACTGCCTAAAGGGGCGGCCATCGATCCATCAGATTTGATTGCATAGCTGTAAAAATCTTCAAGCATGCGGTTGATGCCTTCTTCGCCATTACCGTAGGCTTCTTGTTGCTCTGGATGCATATTGCCCAGTAAAACGTTGAGCGCTTCAACCGCAGCAACACTGTGCCCCTGGCCCATCAACCAGCCACGGGTTTCACCGGTCAAAGCATTGAGCGCCATATAAGCGGCATAGCCTGGCACCATATTTAATGAGCCACCGGTGTGCCCTTCGGGTTTAGCTTTAAATTCTTCAGCTGTCAAAGGACTGCCATCGAGGTGGATCTTGTTGGCATAGGTCATATGTACGACAAGAGACATACCCGCCGCAGTAATTTTGTCCAAAGCACCTAGCATACGGTATACAGTAGAGATGTTAGGTTGTTTTCCAGCTTGCACAAGTTGGTGAGCAAGCCGGTACACTGCAGCTTGAGTTTCTGCGCTGTGCTCGATAGGACCATAGCCCTTTTGCCATTGTGCAAACGCTGGCTCAGTCTTAGCATGCTCATTTAAGTCAGCTTGACTTGGCAAAATTTGATGCATATTAATACTCCGTAAACTCAAATGTGGTGCAAGGTGTAGGCAAGGTGTTGAGGTTATCATGATTCACAATCAACTCGCGCTTAACTCACACAGCTCATAAGGAAATTTCATGGCATTACTTAATTTTCTCGGTGCGATTCAACAAGTTACCGGCTCATGCTACCTCATAGAAACCTATGACAAGAAAAACATTCTACTCGAATGTGGCATGCAGCAAGGCACAGATAACGACAACAATCATGACGACAATGATAACGACAGCAAAGGATCAGCTTTTACTTTTAACCCTGAACATATTGATGCGGTGGTGATATCCCACGCGCATATTGATCACAGTGGTATGTTACCGCGTTTAGTTGCCGAAGGGTTTCGTGGACCTATTTTTGCAACCGATGCAACCTGTGAATTAATGGAGCTGATGCTGCTCGATGCAGCGCATATCCAAGAAAAAGACACCGAATGGGAAAACCGCTGGCGCGCGCGTCGGGGTAAAAAAGCCATCAAGCCATTGTATGTCAGCAAAGATGCTGAGCGCGTCCTTAAGCAACGCAAATTCGTCGACTATGAAGTGCTGACGCAAGTTGTACCTGGGGTTAAAGTATCCTTCCATGATGCCGGTCATATCATTGGTTCTGCTGTGGTTAAACTAGAGTTTACTGAGCCCAATGACAGCGTGCGCACTCTAGTGTTCTCAGGCGACCTCGGCAGTACCTGTTCGCCTTTAATGAAGTCACCAGCGATTCTTAAACATGCTGATGTTTTACTGCTTGAGTCCACCTATGGTGACCGTGATCACCGCTGCAATGACGACACCTTGGATGAACTGGTTGGAATTTTAGAACAAGCCGAAAAAGATGGCGGCAACGTTATGATTCCAGCATTTTCTGTAGGCCGCACCCAAGACATTCTATTTCACTTGGGCCGTTTCTATCAGGAAGGGCGTCTACCGCAGCATACAGTGTACTTAGACAGCCCCATGGCCATTCGTGCCAATGACATTTACTACCGTCACCGTGACGATTTTGATGAGTACCATCGTGCAATGCTGATCAAGCATAATATTCACACTGTGCATGACTGGCTGCCTATTTTAAAACTGACGCCAACCCCGCAAGAGTCAATGGCGATTAACGAAGTAAAAAGCGGTGCCATTATTGTGGCTGGCAGCGGCATGTGTAACGGTGGGCGGATTATCCACCACTTTAAACACAACCTCTGGCGCACCGATTGTCATATCATTTTTACCGGTTTCCAAGCCCGCGGCACTAACGGTCGAGCCATTGTAGATGGCGCAAAAACCGTGCGTGTATTCCGTGAAGACATCATGGTCGGCGCACAAGTGCACACATTAGGTGGCTTCTCTGCCCACGCCGGTCAATCACAATTGATTGAGTGGGCCAGTCACTTTGAGAATCATCCTGAGTTGCATTTAATTCACGGCGAACTGGATAAAATGCTGATCCTGCAAAGCGAGTTTAAAAAACGCTTAGATTGGGATGTCAATATTCCAGAATTGGGTGATCGCATTGCTTTATAAGGAGTTGCTATGTCGTTTGAAGATGAAAACTATTTAGCGCGTCAATACCAAGTCAGCAGCCTCGACTTGGACAGTAAAGTCGAAGAACTGCTGCAAATGGCTCTGCCGCCTACCAGCGAAAACTTTGAGCTGTACCGAGAAATGATGCTAACAGTGGCGCGCATGGCCGAAGACGATCGCAACCGCTGGGATGCGAAAATCATGCTGAAAACACTGCGTGAAATGGAGGCTTCTTT comes from Pseudomonas sp. C27(2019) and encodes:
- a CDS encoding MBL fold metallo-hydrolase RNA specificity domain-containing protein, encoding MALLNFLGAIQQVTGSCYLIETYDKKNILLECGMQQGTDNDNNHDDNDNDSKGSAFTFNPEHIDAVVISHAHIDHSGMLPRLVAEGFRGPIFATDATCELMELMLLDAAHIQEKDTEWENRWRARRGKKAIKPLYVSKDAERVLKQRKFVDYEVLTQVVPGVKVSFHDAGHIIGSAVVKLEFTEPNDSVRTLVFSGDLGSTCSPLMKSPAILKHADVLLLESTYGDRDHRCNDDTLDELVGILEQAEKDGGNVMIPAFSVGRTQDILFHLGRFYQEGRLPQHTVYLDSPMAIRANDIYYRHRDDFDEYHRAMLIKHNIHTVHDWLPILKLTPTPQESMAINEVKSGAIIVAGSGMCNGGRIIHHFKHNLWRTDCHIIFTGFQARGTNGRAIVDGAKTVRVFREDIMVGAQVHTLGGFSAHAGQSQLIEWASHFENHPELHLIHGELDKMLILQSEFKKRLDWDVNIPELGDRIAL